From a region of the Mobula hypostoma chromosome 6, sMobHyp1.1, whole genome shotgun sequence genome:
- the xirp2b gene encoding xin actin-binding repeat-containing protein 2 isoform X2 has translation MESDPETGMMVSEAQKNDILASPISIEETESAQSEVIKEDLQAARRIEKFSIPLDDLRMLFEKTASPRNCKKELRGGGSPLLPSKQQLGNLPDGRVSGGLDRTMDGKETSNSEAAVTSDEPNQADSVPFDIQDTVSLKERLAMYQAAVSKKEKSCPSVDDVTTTNEITVNNSIRKTDHGDDLLQASEQHSSYQTEMVSVTEQNAQQTRVMEHFENHFNVDGMTEDEMPKVSTQMLKQQFEKSAQPTQMASNTTKQIKAELNFQDMEWPHLVSTSNISAAVGKITEVATLREIDSAVASFSASSSNRGSMEEFPPPPPELLNTPPEINLSPYPEPSPSSRKQVIPKDLYAKQRNLYELKRLYKHINPEMRRNLEKEFIQEISEIVTNETKENNVVGDVQQARYVFEHTGLSPQKCVSPEREYLEWDEILKGEVQSMRWMFETQPLDSIKDESPDESNGKCISQQEMIAGGDVKYTTWMFETQPIDTLGVSPPDSAEITGKIPELARGDVRMATWLFETQPLDSMNRKYQESDQTTETTVTKDITAGDVKTARYLFETQSLDTLGHLDSVEENNFLQLKSEVEEIKGNVKKTLKLFETQPLYVIRDQAGHVLEIKTVKREEIERGDVTTARWLFETKPLDMINKDVSSIKVVCGISREEVNRGGVSRAKWLFETHPLDCIKEQVETDSSTNYKEEILGADVSKQCRMFETQPIDSLKDNDNARPVEMEEIIGGDVRTTKHLFETVPMDALKDSPDIEQLQHTIASEEVKGNVRHQTWVFETQPLEMIGEEKEKCTKSIHLEAIKKGEVSNYRQAFETMNLSHIDESKKVQVDGVTSGAVRSNRTLFETTPLYAIQDSAGHYHEVKTVRREEIVRGDVRTCRWMFETTPIDQFDESIQKFQIIKGISKEEVQSGDVKTAKWLFETQPLDAIKYFNDAECEEITTKELDDIRGDVQTCRWLFETQPMDALYEKVDAKNEVSEVQKGDVKTCTWLFETQPLDAIKDHSETFITMQTIQQEEIQGSDVQLARFLFETEPLGNIQGEKKEEFRQITEIDIQSGDVSRKKWIFENKPLDLINSSSEETLKKIRSMTAEDIQKGDVIKCTWLFENHPIDMIREKSEEKENFCTVRDVQGGNVGKGRFIFETFSLDQIKEESSENTHCKKFSMDEIEKGDVKNYTLLFETQPLYAIKDKEGCYHEVTTVRKEEVITGDVRGTRWLFETKPLDLIKENEEVYIIKAVTQEDIQKGDVTSARWKFETQPLDKIADDEKVIPKTISDVQGGDVRSGTQLFESNSQQKYVRTVSVSEIQHGNVRTATWLFETHTIDEIKGEDSEYKEIKTVEREDVQKGEVKQAIWLFEKQPLDSIQEVNKTSTKILQEDIPQGDVKTTTWLFETTPLHQFNESPVEKPEIMGKNIKETLKSLYDCKILQSRGILIEANEVGNVKMAKYQLLNQTSPEIQKEQIVKGDLQHIMMKLLSKREPPVKGITVDHDEKGNIHLTTAQLLKRATDIDVNKEEIIGCNIQQVIDKLLNQDTTAKKGILIQESEKGDIRMTVYSLLNRTDYTKVHQGEDIKGDVQGTISKLINTSQSSELSQKVKLNDIEKGTVQFYTTCIESGALDYLKLLQLETDENVAVQEEPKEIIHGDVEAAKKMLQMQQVQIERTVAESEILSGNVQGAMLAFTTEKQNISPNIEKEEIIPGNLQAALDSLNQATNQPILVEKEPVVWGNLSATLKSLEDVKCHKTYVKKFAGFPEEIKGSLDSSQKSLISRVKGNEEDVVCNDFISLEEAQSKMKHIEKEVITKGDFQTTTASALEESSEKIAFPHQLGRKESVKATIQKLPDWPQLHASTSAGSPNNNVVRHEGQKHMYAAKNIEDKEDTLACIKSRLAAQEQNNINITKHTDKGIQAKQNMKQPVRMQNVNTRIDHPVKSYPREKAQTISVPDEQHQNEFVKKSRRTISDVYATTNSSEHIGSQKVNVTRNKSTVDSKEFYSSVDRKTPKQFVSVSTKFQKTSQLPKNSEFTGMSNTEICAGSDTVVGQVVTCSTNQSTNITQQSAQRSSQNIQTLSLHSTAENEVEAKNEIININDLHKTHSLSQGINKELVPMVKSGTSLFEKSRIVSNGMGSKIDKARREVSSHVKKGKKAVPDVQFSTPPYSCPEPPLPPPPPPPPVEDDGQMFPLPPPPVVQMKPEVYEAELPLSPLHPPTPPPVSPTRTLAQVSLITGHLPPSSLQSDLNLLPPPASCPQSPSEQRRYFNKALKLESTSKMPHLGYLQPQEQINKKAASILTPNEPKSPSASKRVFVPPAPSPKTEVVKPQSKPTVRKFKTPLMIAEEKYRREREEIEKNKAVNVTWPVNTGKVATEESNLSARPGPENVKPPVLSTAASAADHHLNSTVFQLIETANVTTTERHVSHSKPGGLTAEGHAPQPKTGDPTAKGSPIHPKRGGPIAEGHPPHPKVGGPTAKGQSIHLKSGSTTAEGQSPHPKPGGPFERQFFPPTLKEPPVDRTSTKTVTSASSSQSTLLSASEQLHHILSNSADLAINKEATLNALKDSVKDIEQHKEAHRKAQAQAGNLKSQSTSEPKFRVKTIQLPKGVQKMQEKKDNALPYKMEKKQHLKAEENISQRKVATKQQLQQEQNDCVGVAENQQLDFSVQDKYSCSVTEQRDWNIERTAFSKTLTTNLTDDQVKNKREGQQNNQQSYRARLAETPKIQNKKMGDARCKEAKNEKEKQRHAKTQEEPVKKFQGEQVRQKGDLASHAVHRSPLGIQAHVEKQLDWRERTLGENQVETKYSTLRAKEQISNAVNASYKHGLVPAHTEEVKQENKESRETATFGKEFDKRAAKYYEEISDSYQKREELQNILFRVIQFERDNDNMDLNVMKSFLERVPTWLIDGHEFTMKDINGKNLQNIKKELTQIKKKALLKLAYFDELIQKALISISGLKLESEMSRSASPSQKISKISIGSCKLEKQAKDSLEEQTCESKRGQVNEGRLAEQRAQSPAIRMASPSPSFITIESTARRTESPLRTAPSPPPSQKTYGTPSPIQREETHTPPLSMRDSDMPTFRIRTSSTSSSPTRGRRYDQLVKLKDTTAKLSQGIPQLVQPTFAQKTEKRSEIVLSPATLRRQLKIDTPVSEILLKSGSPVTEMLEEARRSEENKVYVRKEPTDISERLGCDAEENESATRKQQVKMPRVDLAEFVHQFEMPDQTNYFHEEQVTFTEKMGNENKDDYFGKIKDLEEIPKFDIKSVKPMFEISGQIPIPMKQSSRDRKPLKKSQHSHKVRDEMKSTQSMLYPEAVTKQFAHVDGFETEAISARASIQHSEVFPGIDSRHAPPTYEDVISGQALDLAIDKTPEELLKNFQNTWQESERVFRSLGYEISDTSETTWQEDVLHEHMALTENTGSYEGDLHSLPKDSVSHGMSDCRQTNLS, from the exons TGGATGGAATGACCGAAGATGAGATGCCTAAAGTCTCCACTCAGATGCTAAAGCAGCAGTTTGAAAAATCAGCCCAGCCCACCCAAATGGCGTCAAACACCACCAAACAGATTAAG GCAGAACTTAACTTCCAAGATAtggagtggcctcatcttgtctCCACATCCAACATTTCTGCAGCAGTGGGCAAGATTACCGAAGTTGCAACATTGAGAGAAATAGATAGCGCAGTTGCTTCATTTTCTGCCAGTTCCAGTAACCGTGGGAGCATGGaagaattccctccccctccgccCGAGTTGCTCAATACACCTCCTGAAATAAATCTGTCACCGTATCCCGAACCATCCCCTTCCTCAAGAAAACAAGTCATTCCCAAGGACCTGTACGCCAAACAACGGAATCTGTATGAATTGAAGCGTTTGTATAAACACATTAAccctgagatgaggaggaacctgGAAAAGGAATTTATTCAAGAGATCAGTGAGATTGTGACGAACGAAACGAAAGAGAACAATGTGGTCGGGGATGTGCAGCAGGCCCGATACGTTTTTGAACACACTGGTCTCAGCCCTCAGAAATGTGTGAGCCCGGAGAGAGAGTATTTAGAATGGGATGAGATTCTCAAAGGAGAGGTGCAGTCCATGCGCTGGATGTTTGAGACCCAACCCTTAGATTCTATCAAGGATGAATCTCCTGATGAAAGCAATGGAAAATGCATTTCCCAGCAAGAAATGATAGCAGGAGGTGATGTAAAGTACACAACCTGGATGTTTGAGACACAGCCTATCGATACTCTTGGTGTAAGTCCTCCTGATTCTGCAGAAATCACCGGCAAGATTCCTGAATTAGCCAGAGGAGACGTTCGCATGGCCACCTGGTTGTTTGAAACACAGCCGCTAGATTCAATGAATAGGAAGTACCAGGAGAGTGATCAGACCACAGAGACTACTGTCACCAAAGATATTACCGCCGGTGACGTCAAAACCGCAAGGTATTTATTTGAAACTCAATCCCTTGACACACTTGGGCACTTGGATTCTGTTGAAGAAAATAACTTCCTGCAGTTAAAATCTGAagttgaagaaataaaaggaaatgtGAAGAAAACGCTGAAGTTGTTTGAAACCCAGCCCCTCTATGTTATTAGGGACCAGGCTGGTCACGTGCTGGAAATCAAGACCGTTAAAAGAGAGGAGATTGAGAGAGGTGATGTCACGACAGCTCGCTGGCTGTTTGAAACAAAACCTTTAGACATGATTAATAAGGATGTTTCAAGTATAAAGGTTGTATGTGGGATCTCCAGGGAGGAAGTTAATCGAGGTGGTGTCAGCAGGGCTAAGTGGCTCTTTGAAACGCATCCACTGGACTGCATCAAAGAACAGGTAGAAACAGATTCTTCGACCAATTATAAAGAAGAAATTCTTGGTGCTGATGTGAGCAAACAATGCCGGATGTTTGAAACCCAGCCAATTGACTCACTAAAAGACAATGACAATGCAAGGCCAGTAGAAATGGAGGAAATAATAGGGGGTGATGTACGTACAACAAAACATTTGTTTGAGACAGTTCCTATGGATGCTTTGAAGGACAGCCCGGACATAGAACAGCTTCAACATACGATTGCTTCTGAAGAAGTTAAAGGGAACGTGAGACATCAGACTTGGGTTTTTGAGACCCAACCACTTGAGATGATtggggaagagaaagaaaaatgtaCAAAATCAATCCACCTAGAAGCGATCAAAAAAGGTGAGGTGAGCAATTATAGGCAGGCGTTTGAAACAATGAATTTAAGTCACATTGATGAATCTAAAAAGGTTCAAGTGGATGGTGTAACCAGTGGTGCTGTACGGTCTAATAGAACTTTATTTGAAACAACTCCACTATATGCCATACAAGATAGTGCTGGACACTATCATGAAGTTAAAACTGTGAGGAGAGAAGAAATTGTGAGGGGTGACGTTCGAACGTGCAGATGGATGTTTGAGACGACTCCTATTGATCAATTTGATGAAAGTATTCAGAAGTTTCAAATAATCAAGGGGATATctaaggaagaagtacaatctgGTGATGTGAAAACAGCCAAGTGGCTCTTTGAAACACAGCCACTTGATGCCATAAAATATTTCAACGACGCAGAATGTGAAGAAATCACTACCAAAGAGCTTGATGACATCAGAGGAGACGTACAAACTTGCCGATGGCTGTTTGAGACACAGCCGATGGATGCTCTCTACGAAAAGGTGGATGCTAAAAATGAAGTAAGCGAGGTCCAGAAAGGCGATGTGAAAACGTGTACGTGGTTATTTGAAACACAGCCCTTAGATGCAATAAAAGATCATTCAGAAACATTTATCACAATGCAAACTATTCAgcaggaagagatacagggaagTGATGTTCAGTTAGCTCGGTTTCTATTTGAGACTGAACCTCTGGGAAAtatccaaggagaaaagaaggAAGAATTTAGACAAATAACTGAAATAGATATTCAGTCAGGGGATGTATCTCGTAAGAAATGGATCTTTGAAAATAAACCCCTTGACTTGATTAACTCCAGTTCAGAAGAAACTTTGAAGAAAATTAGATCCATGACAGCAGAAGATATTCAGAAGGGTGATGTCATTAAATGCACTTGGCTCTTTGAGAATCATCCAATCGATATGATAAGAGAAAAAtctgaagaaaaagaaaatttttGCACAGTCAGAGATGTTCAGGGTGGAAATGTTGGTAAAGGACGCTTCATTTTTGAGACCTTCTCACTGGATCAGATTAAGGAAGAATCATCAGAAAATACACATTGCAAGAAATTTAGTATGGATGAAATAGAGAAAGGAGACGTCAAAAACTACACACTGCTGTTTGAAACCCAGCCGTTATATGCTATTAAAGACAAGGAAGGATGTTACCATGAAGTGACGACAGTTCGGAAAGAGGAAGTGATCACTGGGGATGTACGAGGTACCAGGTGGTTGTTTGAAACTAAGCCTTTAGACTTAATTAAGGAAAATGAGGAAGTATATATCATCAAAGCTGTGACACAGGAGGATATTCAAAAAGGTGATGTAACTTCTGCACGTTGGAAATTTGAAACACAGCCACTGGACAAAATTGCAGATGATGAGAAAGTAATCCCAAAAACAATCTCTGATGTGCAAGGTGGGGATGTGAGATCAGGTACCCAGCTATTTGAGTCCAACTCCCAGCAGAAATACGTCagaacagtcagtgtcagtgagatTCAACATGGTAATGTTAGGACCGCCACTTGGCTTTTTGAAACTCATACCATTGATGAGATAAAAGGTGAAGATTCAGAATATAAGGAGATTAAGACCGTTGAACGAGAAGATGTACAAAAAGGAGAAGTGAAGCAGGCTATTTGGCTTTTTGAAAAGCAGCCACTGGACAGCATACAGGAGGTTAATAAAACGTCTACAAAAATACTTCAAGAAGATATTCCACAAGGAGATGTTAAAACCACAACCTGGCTTTTTGAAACTACACCTTTGCATCAATTCAATGAAAGTCCAGTAGAGAAGCCAGAAATAATGGGGAAAAATATTAAGGAGACCCTTAAATCACTTTATGATTGCAAAATTCTTCAATCCCGGGGAATCCTTATTGAAGCAAATGAAGTTGGAAATGTCAAAATGGCTAAATATCAACTTTTGAATCAAACCTCCCCAGAGatacaaaaagaacaaattgtcaAGGGAGATCTGCAACATATCATGATGAAATTATTATCCAAGAGAGAGCCTCCAGTGAAGGGAATTACTGTTGACCATGatgaaaaaggcaacatccatttgACAACAGCACAGCTTTTGAAGAGAGCAACAGATATTGATGtaaataaagaagaaataattggtTGTAATATTCAGCAAGTAATCGACAAGCTTTTAAATCAAGACACCACTGCAAAGAAGGGAATTCTAATTCAAGAGAGTGAAAAGGGGGACATCAGAATGACAGTTTATTCTCTTCTCAACAGGACAGATTACACTAAAGTCCACCAAGGTGAAGACATTAAAGGAGATGTACAAGGGACAATTAGTAAGCTTATAAATACATCTCAGAGCAGTGAACTGTCTCAGAAAGTTAAACTAAATGACATAGAAAAAGGAACTGTTCAGTTCTATACAACATGCATTGAATCAGGGGCATTAGACTATCTTAAACTCCTTCAGCTGGAGACTGATGAAAATGTTGCAGTTCAAGAGGAACCCAAGGAAATAATTCATGGTGATGTTGAGGCCGCCAAAAAAATGCTTCAGATGCAACAAGTGCAAATTGAACGGACAGTTGCAGAGTCTGAGATTTTATCTGGAAATGTCCAAGGTGCAATGTTGGCTTTTACCACAGAAAAGCAAAATATATCTCCCAAcatagaaaaagaagaaattataCCTGGAAATTTACAGGCAGCTTTGGATTCACTCAATCAAGCCACTAATCAACCCATACTTGTAGAAAAGGAACCAGTTGTATGGGGCAACTTATCAGCAACTCTCAAATCTCTTGAAGATGTAAAATGTCATAAAACATATGTCAAAAAGTTTGCTGGTTTTCCAGAGGAGATTAAAGGCTCCCTAGATTCATCACAGAAGTCATTAATTAGTAGAGTCAAAGGAAATGAGGAAGATGTGGTGTGCAATGATTTCATTTCTTTGGAAGAGGCTCAAAGTAAAATGAAGCACATTGAAAAAGAAGTCATAACGAAAGGTGACTTTCAAACCACAACAGCAAGTGCGCTGGAAGAAAGTTCTGAAAAGATAGCATTCCCACATCAGTTGGGCAGAAAAGAAAGTGTGAAAGCTACAATCCAAAAACTACCAGATTGGCCACAACTTCATGCCAGTACATCAGCAGGAAGTCCAAATAACAATGTAGTGCGACATGAAGGCCAGAAACACATGTATGCAGCAAAAAATATTGAGGATAAAGAAGATACACTGGCCTGCATAAAATCACGTTTAGCAGCTCAAGAGCAAAATAATATCAATATTACTAAGCACACTGATAAGGGAATACAGGCAAAGCAGAACATGAAACAACCTGTGAGAATGCAAAATGTTAATACAAGAATAGATCATCCAGTGAAAAGTTATCCAAGAGAGAAAGCACAAACCATTTCAGTACCTGATGAACAACATCAAAATGAATTTGTTAAGAAAAGCAGAAGAACAATCTCAGATGTGTATGCAACCACAAATTCCTCTGAACATATTGGTTCTCAAAAAGTAAATGTGACCAGAAACAAATCTACAGTTGACAGTAAAGAATTTTACTCTTCAGTTGACAGAAAAACACCTAAACAGTTTGTTTCAGTCTCAACGAAATTTCAGAAAACCTCCCAGTTGccaaaaaattctgaatttactggtatgtcaaatactgaaATTTGTGCAGGATCAGATACAGTTGTTGGACAAGTGGTGACCTGTTCAACCAATCAGAGCACTAATATCACTCAGCAAAGTGCACAGAGGTCAAGTCAAAACATTCAGACTTTGTCATTGCACTCAACCGCAGAAAATGAAGTAGAAGCTAAAAATGAAATTATAAACATTAATGACTTGCATAAAACTCACAGCCTTAGTCAGGGAATAAATAAAGAACTTGTACCGATGGTCAAATCTGGAACATCTTTATTTGAAAAGTCAAGAATAGTTTCAAATGGCATGGGCAGTAAAATTGACAAAGCGAGAAGGGAAGTATCAAGCCATGTGAAAAAGGGGAAGAAAGCCGTGCCAGATGTTCAGTTTTCAACTCCACCATATTCTTGTCCCGAaccacctcttccccctcctcctcctcctccacctgtAGAAGATGATGGTCAAATGTTTCCTCTCCCACCACCACCTGTCGTCCAAATGAAACCAGAGGTGTATGAAGCAGAACTTCCTCTTTCTCCTCTCCATCCTCCAACCCCTCCTCCTGTTAGTCCCACTAGAACTCTTGCACAGGTATCCTTAATCACAGGacaccttcctccatcatcattACAGTCTGACTTGAACTTACTACCGCCTCCAGCCTCTTGCCCTCAATCTCCTTCGGAACAAAGGAGATATTTTAACAAGGCATTGAAGTTGGAGTCAACATCAAAAATGCCACACCTTGGATATCTCCAGCCACAAGAGCAAAttaacaagaaagcagcatccattttaACACCAAATGAACCAAAATCTCCTTCTGCTAGCAAAAGAGTTTTTGTACCACCAGCTCCTTCACCTAAAACAGAAGTTGTAAAGCCACAATCTAAACCTACTGTCAGGAAATTTAAAACTCCTTTAATGATAGCTGAAGAAAAATAccgaagagagagagaagaaatagaaaaaaataaagcaGTTAACGTGACTTGGCCTGTAAATACAGGAAAGGTAGCAACAGAAGAGTCAAATCTCTCAGCAAGGCCAGGACCCGAAAATGTAAAGCCTCCAGTTTTGTCGACTGCAGCATCAGCAGCTGACCATcacttgaattccacagtttttcAGTTAATAGAAACAGCAAATGTGACTACTACTGAGAGACATGTCAGTCACTCAAAGCCAGGTGGTCTTACTGCTGAAGGACATGCCCCTCAACCAAAAACAGGAGACCCGACTGCTAAGGGCAGTCCAATCCATCCAAAACGAGGAGGCCCTATTGCTGAGGGGCATCCTCCTCATCCAAAAGTAGGGGGTCCCACTGCCAAGGGACAGTCCATTCATCTAAAATCAGGCAGTACCACTGCTGAGGGACAGTCTCCTCATCCAAAACCAGGAGGTCCCTTTGAGAGACAGTTCTTTCCTCCAACATTAAAAGAGCCTCCTGTGGATaggacatccacaaaaacagttACCTCTGCTTCTTCCTCCCAGTCAACACTGTTGTCAGCTTCCGAACAGCTGCATCATATCTTAAGCAATTCTGCAGATCTAGCAATTAATAAGGAAGCAACTTTAAATGCACTTAAAGATTCAGTGAAAGATATTGAACAACACAAGGAGGCGCACAGGAAGGCACAAGCACAAGCTGGTAATCTGAAATCTCAGTCAACATCTGAGCCAAAATTTAGGGTTAAAACTATCCAGCTTCCTAAAGGTGTTCAAAAAATGCAGGAAAAGAAAGACAATGCATTGCCATACAAAATGGAGAaaaagcaacatttaaaagcagaAGAAAATATAAGTCAAAGGAAGGTTGCTACTAAGCAACAGCTTCAacaagaacaaaatgattgtgttGGCGTGGCAGAAAACCAGCAACTGGACTTCAGTGTTCAGGATAAGTATAGTTGCTCAGTAACTGAACAGAGAGACTGGAACATTGAAAGGACGGCATTTTCAAAAACACTTACAACTAACTTGACAGACGATCAggtgaaaaataaaagagaggggcAACAGAATAATCAGCAGTCATACAGAGCTCGTTTAGCAGAAACTCCAAAAATTCAGAACAAGAAGATGGGTGACGCCAGATGTAAAGAAGCAAAGAATGAAAAAGAGAAGCAACGTCACGCTAAAACTCAAGAAGAACCAGTTAAAAAGTTTCAAGGAGAACAAGTGCGACAGAAAGGTGACTTAGCAAGTCATGCAGTTCACCGAAGCCCTTTGGGCATACAAGCACATGTAGAAAAACAGCTTGATTGGAGGGAAAGGACACTCGGAGaaaatcaagttgaaactaaatACAGCACCTTACGGGCAAAGGAACAAATTTCTAATGCAGTAAATGCAAGTTACAAGCACGGGCTGGTCCCTGCTCACACCGAGGAGGTAAAACAGGAGAACAAAGAAAGCAGAGAAACGGCAACGTTTGGAAAGGAATTTGATAAAAGAGCTGCGAAGTATTATGAAGAAATCAGTGATAGTTACCAAAAGCGCGAGGAACTGCAAAACATTTTATTCAGAGTAATTCAATTTGAAAGAGATAATGATAATATGGATTTAAATGTTATGAAAAGCTTTTTAGAAAGGGTTCCAACTTGGCTTATTGATGGCCATGAATTCACCATGAAAGATATCAATGGGAAGAatttacaaaatataaaaaaggAGCTAACGCAGATTAAAAAGAAAGCATTACTTAAGCTTGCATATTTTGATGAATTAATTCAGAAAGCATTGATATCTATTTCTGGTTTAAAACTGGAAAGTGAAATGTCTCGTTCTGCCTCGCCTTCACAAAAGATATCCAAGATAAGTATTGGCTCTTGCAAATTAGAAAAGCAGGCGAAAGACAGTCTAGAAGAGCAAACATGTGAAAGTAAAAGGGGACAAGTGAATGAAGGTAGACTTGCAGAACAGAGAGCCCAATCTCCAGCAATAAGAATGGCGTCACCATCCCCGTCTTTCATCACTATTGAGTCCACAGCTAGACGCACAGAATCACCTCTAAGAACtgctccctctcctccaccttctcAGAAAACATACGGCACTCCATCCCCCATCCAAAGGGAAGAAACACATACACCTCCACTATCAATGCGCGACTCAGATATGCCAACATTCAGAATCCgcacctcttcaacatcatcttctccGACAAGGGGCAGGCGCTACGACCAGCTTGTCAAACTTAAAGATACTACTGCAAAACTATCACAGGGAATTCCACAACTTGTACAGCCTACATTTGCTCAGAAAACAGAGAAGAGGTCAGAAATTGTCCTATCACCAGCAACACTTCGGCGCCAGTTAAAGATTGACACACCTGTTTCAGAAATATTACTTAAATCTGGATCTCCTGTAACGGAAATGCTTGAAGAAGCTAGAAGGTCAGAGGAAAACAAGGTTTATGTGCGTAAAGAACCCACAGACATTTCAGAACGTCTGGGCTGTGACGCAGAGGAGAATGAATCTGCCACCAGAAAACAGCAAGTTAAAATGCCACGAGTGGATCTTGCAGAATTTGTTCATCAATTTGAAATGCCCGATCAAACAAATTATTTTCACGAGGAACAGGTCACGTTCACTGAAAAAATGGGAAATGAGAATAAAGATGATTATTTTGGAAAAATAAAAGATTTGGAAGAAATCCCAAAGTTCGATATAAAATCTGTTAAGCCGATGTTTGAAATTTCCGGACAAATACCTATTCCCATGAAACAGTCCTCAAGGGACAGAAAACCTCTGAAAAAATCTCAACATTCTCATAAAGTCAGAGATGAAATGAAGTCAACACAATCCATGTTGTATCCTGAAGCAGTTACTAAGCAGTTTGCACATGTGGATGGCTTTGAAACGGAGGCAATCAGCGCAAGAGCTAGCATTCAACACTCTGAAGTGTTTCCGGGTATTGACTCCAGGCATGCTCCACCAACCTATGAAGATGTCATTTCTGGGCAGGCTTTAGACTTAGCAATTGATAAAACTCCTGAAGAGCTGCTGAAGAATTTCCAAAACACGTGGCAGGAAAGTGAACGTGTATTCAGGAGTCTTGGTTACGAAATCTCAGACACCAGTGAAACCACGTGGCAAGAAGATGTACTTCATGAACATATGGCTTTGACTG AAAATACAGGTTCTTACGAAGGAGACCTGCACAGTCTGCCGAAAGATAGTGTATCCCATGGAATGTCTGACTGCAGACAAACAAATCTTTCATAA